In Vibrio bathopelagicus, the following are encoded in one genomic region:
- a CDS encoding lipid A deacylase LpxR family protein, which produces MKYLRCLPLILLSFSSLASERSTLTFALDNDGIFGVDQDYTNGLFLGYTSSSITPYNWVKPLSLSYWGASSLDKWEITIGHKMYTPSDIEAEKPLPNDRPYAGYLHTEFNYISLNPQQAQRFNITFGTTGESALSEDAQKLVHSITKSDEPMGWEYQIDDEYAGSVGYLSHFNLMRNQALANTDYEISNVSEINVGNFRSDISTGFMFRWGTDLGGNFGAANITTENPFKPGMIGASNAGWFTYAGLEGRYRFNDLTIEGDRSGVDEYAHKVGDDPAIYDVTLENIQATAVLGVAWYNRYVGASFALTAKTPDYEEAKESVYTTGGITMFAFF; this is translated from the coding sequence ATGAAATACCTGCGTTGTTTACCCCTGATCCTTCTCTCTTTTTCATCTTTGGCATCTGAGCGTTCTACGCTAACTTTTGCTTTAGATAATGATGGTATTTTTGGTGTCGACCAAGACTATACCAATGGCTTATTTCTGGGTTACACATCGTCAAGTATTACGCCATACAATTGGGTGAAGCCATTGAGTCTTTCCTACTGGGGCGCAAGCTCTTTAGATAAATGGGAAATCACCATTGGCCACAAGATGTATACGCCTTCTGATATTGAAGCGGAAAAACCTCTGCCCAATGATCGCCCATACGCAGGTTACTTACACACTGAATTCAACTACATCAGCTTGAACCCACAGCAAGCCCAACGTTTTAACATCACGTTTGGTACCACGGGAGAGAGCGCACTTTCAGAAGACGCTCAAAAGCTGGTTCACTCGATCACTAAATCGGATGAGCCTATGGGTTGGGAATACCAAATTGATGATGAGTACGCTGGTAGCGTTGGTTATTTAAGCCATTTCAACCTGATGCGTAATCAAGCATTGGCGAATACTGACTACGAAATCTCTAACGTTTCTGAAATCAACGTGGGTAACTTTAGAAGTGATATCTCGACTGGCTTTATGTTTCGTTGGGGTACAGATTTGGGCGGTAACTTTGGTGCTGCTAACATCACCACGGAAAACCCATTCAAACCCGGCATGATCGGTGCTTCAAACGCTGGTTGGTTTACCTATGCAGGACTTGAAGGTCGATACCGTTTCAACGATCTAACAATCGAAGGCGATCGCTCAGGTGTTGATGAATACGCACATAAAGTAGGTGATGATCCAGCGATCTACGATGTTACATTAGAGAACATTCAAGCGACAGCTGTGCTTGGTGTGGCTTGGTATAACCGATACGTTGGTGCCTCTTTCGCGCTAACAGCAAAAACACCGGATTACGAAGAAGCAAAAGAGTCGGTATACACCACTGGCGGTATCACCATGTTTGCATTCTTCTAG
- the pflA gene encoding pyruvate formate lyase 1-activating protein, which produces MSTTGRIHSFESCGTVDGPGIRFIVFLQGCLMRCMYCHNRDTWDLHDGKEVTVEEIINEAKSYRHFMKASGGGITCSGGEAMLQPEFVRDFFRAAQAEGIHTCLDTNGYIRKHTEVVDEVLEASDLVMLDLKHMRDEIHHDFIGVSNRRTLDFARYLHKIGKKTWIRYVIVPGYTDTPEDAHLLGEFIKDMDNIEKVELLPYHKLGAHKWEALGYDYPLEGTNPPSKEKMDEIVAVLSQYHSNVKY; this is translated from the coding sequence ATGTCTACAACTGGTCGCATTCACTCATTCGAATCTTGTGGTACTGTCGATGGCCCTGGAATCCGCTTTATTGTGTTTCTTCAAGGCTGCTTAATGCGTTGTATGTACTGCCATAATCGCGATACATGGGATCTTCATGACGGAAAGGAAGTAACGGTCGAAGAGATCATCAACGAAGCAAAATCATACCGTCATTTCATGAAAGCATCGGGCGGTGGTATCACCTGTTCTGGTGGCGAAGCGATGCTACAACCTGAGTTTGTACGTGACTTTTTCCGCGCAGCTCAAGCTGAAGGCATTCACACTTGTCTTGATACTAATGGCTACATTCGTAAGCACACAGAAGTGGTTGATGAAGTACTAGAAGCCTCTGATCTAGTGATGCTTGATCTTAAGCACATGCGAGATGAGATTCACCACGATTTCATTGGTGTATCGAATAGACGTACTCTGGATTTTGCACGCTATCTGCATAAAATCGGTAAGAAGACTTGGATTCGTTATGTCATTGTTCCTGGCTACACGGATACGCCTGAAGATGCTCACCTTCTTGGTGAATTCATCAAAGACATGGATAACATCGAGAAAGTAGAGCTGCTTCCATACCACAAGCTTGGTGCTCATAAATGGGAAGCTCTGGGTTACGACTACCCGCTTGAAGGCACAAATCCGCCAAGCAAAGAGAAAATGGACGAGATTGTTGCTGTCCTTAGTCAGTACCATTCAAATGTAAAATACTAA
- a CDS encoding YfbU family protein codes for MEMTNAQRLILSNQYYLMSQMDPENSAKYQRLQTVVERGYELQMRELNKEFGCLTEAECREVIDIMEMYHAMQESNKMLAEQERAEVDQRRLQFLGFDIASEAQIVHYVRFLVDSEGLYPQFDKADHHFNSQMPMLEKYRRMLTTWRNCPRQYHLCATELSQIFSA; via the coding sequence ATGGAAATGACCAATGCTCAGCGTCTAATTCTATCAAATCAATATTACCTTATGTCTCAAATGGACCCTGAGAACTCAGCTAAATACCAACGTTTACAAACGGTTGTAGAGCGTGGTTACGAACTTCAAATGCGTGAACTGAACAAAGAATTTGGTTGTTTGACTGAAGCAGAATGTCGCGAAGTTATCGATATCATGGAGATGTACCATGCCATGCAAGAGTCGAACAAAATGCTAGCAGAACAAGAGCGTGCTGAAGTTGATCAACGTCGCTTACAATTCCTAGGTTTTGATATCGCTTCTGAAGCGCAAATCGTACACTACGTGCGTTTCCTTGTAGATTCAGAAGGTCTTTACCCACAATTCGACAAAGCTGATCACCACTTCAATAGCCAAATGCCAATGCTTGAGAAGTACCGTCGCATGCTAACAACATGGCGAAACTGTCCTCGTCAGTACCACCTATGTGCGACAGAGCTATCTCAAATTTTTAGCGCTTAA
- a CDS encoding MipA/OmpV family protein, giving the protein MKNNWLKTVVIGAAILVTTNVHARISQWSLGVAASYSPAVYKDTPSNRAVIPMVGYEGEHFFMRGFSAGYRLLPAGSPQNIVFRAVYDSRTLKPSDSDNVDIQKLDERKASVLGGISYQVITLVGMFEATAGSDLGFRHNGIYAEAAWRLPIRRNGWAITPSIGYAYNSERLNNHLYGVSSSEAARTNLDEFDADWDGQYFIGLGGYMHVTPNIRVTGGVRYTNLEGDIENSPILESGINMAANVGVAYVF; this is encoded by the coding sequence GTGAAGAATAATTGGTTAAAAACGGTCGTCATCGGTGCCGCAATATTAGTAACGACAAACGTACACGCGAGAATCTCACAGTGGTCACTTGGCGTTGCAGCTTCTTATTCTCCAGCGGTCTATAAAGACACCCCCTCAAATCGAGCGGTGATCCCTATGGTTGGCTATGAAGGCGAGCACTTTTTCATGCGTGGATTCAGCGCGGGTTATCGATTACTTCCGGCTGGCTCACCACAAAACATCGTATTCCGAGCCGTTTATGATTCGAGAACATTGAAGCCGAGTGATTCCGACAATGTCGATATCCAAAAATTGGATGAACGTAAAGCATCAGTGTTAGGTGGTATTAGCTACCAAGTGATCACCTTAGTGGGGATGTTTGAAGCAACAGCTGGCTCTGACTTAGGATTTAGACACAATGGTATCTATGCTGAAGCTGCATGGCGTTTACCGATCCGTCGTAATGGTTGGGCGATTACACCGTCTATTGGCTATGCCTATAACAGTGAACGTTTGAATAATCACCTGTACGGGGTGAGTTCATCAGAAGCGGCGAGAACCAATTTGGATGAATTCGATGCAGACTGGGATGGTCAGTATTTTATTGGTCTTGGTGGCTATATGCACGTTACTCCAAATATCCGTGTGACGGGCGGTGTGCGTTATACCAACCTTGAAGGTGATATTGAAAACAGTCCGATACTTGAAAGTGGTATCAACATGGCAGCGAATGTTGGTGTTGCTTACGTCTTCTAA
- a CDS encoding PrkA family serine protein kinase — MSIFDHYQSRYEAAKEEELTLQEFLGLCKDDKSAYANAAERLLLAIGEPEVIDTAQDPHLSRIFSNRVISRYSEFKDFYGMEDAIEQIVSYLKHAAQGLEERKQILYLLGPVGGGKSSLAEKLKALMQKLPIYVLSADGERSPVNDHPFCLFDVNEDGDLLKQEYGIEKRYIRSIMSPWAAKRLHDFGGDISKFKVIKLRPSILDQVAIAKTEPGDENNQDISSLVGKVDIRKLEHFSQDDPDAYSYSGALCKANQGVMEFVEMFKAPIKVLHPLLTATQEGNFNGTEGLSALPFDGMILAHSNESEWQTFRNNKNNEAFLDRVYIVKVPYCLRVSEEVKIYQKLLEHSELSNAPCSPSTLALLSQFSILSRLKEPENSSLFSKMRVYDGETLKDTDPKAKSYQEYRDYAGVDEGMSGLSTRFAFKILSRVFNFDQAEVAANPVHLFYVIEQQIEREQFPQETAEKYLEFLKGYLVPRYVEFIGKEIQTAYLESYSEYGQNIFDRYVTYADFWIQDQEYRDPETGQLFDRSSLNAELEKIEKTAGISNPKDFRNEIVNFVLRAKANNNGQNPVWTSYEKLRTVIEKKMFSNTEELLPVISFNAKTSTDDQKKHDDFVARMMEKGYTEKQVRLLSEWYLRVRKSS, encoded by the coding sequence ATGAGTATTTTTGACCACTATCAATCACGTTATGAAGCAGCCAAGGAAGAAGAGCTCACATTGCAAGAGTTCTTAGGGCTGTGTAAAGACGATAAAAGTGCTTACGCCAACGCTGCTGAGCGCTTACTACTGGCCATCGGCGAACCGGAGGTTATAGACACAGCTCAAGACCCCCATCTAAGTCGTATTTTCTCGAACCGTGTCATATCACGCTACAGCGAATTTAAAGATTTCTATGGCATGGAAGACGCGATTGAACAGATTGTTTCTTACCTAAAACACGCAGCACAAGGCTTAGAAGAACGTAAACAGATCCTTTATCTACTTGGCCCTGTGGGCGGGGGTAAATCTTCTCTTGCTGAAAAGCTAAAAGCACTGATGCAAAAACTGCCAATCTATGTGCTGTCTGCTGATGGTGAGCGAAGCCCAGTAAATGATCACCCTTTCTGTCTGTTCGACGTAAACGAAGATGGCGATCTTTTGAAACAAGAGTACGGAATAGAGAAGCGCTACATACGCTCTATCATGTCACCTTGGGCTGCTAAACGCCTCCATGATTTCGGTGGTGATATTTCTAAATTCAAAGTCATCAAACTACGTCCTTCGATTCTCGACCAAGTTGCGATCGCGAAGACAGAGCCGGGTGATGAAAACAACCAAGATATCTCTTCCCTTGTAGGTAAAGTCGATATTCGTAAACTTGAGCACTTCTCTCAAGACGATCCGGATGCCTACAGCTACTCTGGTGCGCTTTGTAAAGCCAACCAAGGTGTGATGGAATTTGTGGAAATGTTCAAGGCGCCAATCAAAGTCTTGCATCCACTACTCACCGCCACGCAAGAAGGTAACTTCAACGGTACCGAAGGGCTTTCCGCGCTGCCGTTTGACGGCATGATTTTGGCTCACTCGAATGAGTCAGAATGGCAAACTTTCCGTAACAACAAGAACAACGAAGCCTTCCTTGACCGTGTCTACATTGTAAAAGTCCCATACTGTCTACGCGTTTCTGAAGAAGTGAAGATCTACCAGAAATTGCTTGAGCACAGTGAACTCTCCAATGCACCATGTTCGCCAAGTACACTCGCTCTGCTATCGCAATTCAGTATCCTTTCGAGACTGAAAGAGCCTGAAAACTCTTCTCTGTTCTCAAAAATGCGTGTTTACGATGGTGAAACCCTTAAAGACACCGATCCAAAAGCGAAGAGCTACCAAGAATACCGAGATTATGCTGGCGTTGACGAAGGTATGTCTGGGCTATCAACGCGTTTCGCCTTTAAGATTCTGTCTCGCGTATTCAACTTCGACCAAGCCGAAGTGGCAGCAAACCCGGTTCACTTGTTCTACGTTATTGAACAACAAATCGAACGTGAGCAGTTCCCTCAAGAAACCGCTGAGAAGTACCTTGAGTTCTTGAAAGGATACTTAGTACCACGTTACGTAGAATTCATTGGTAAAGAGATTCAAACCGCTTACCTAGAGTCTTACTCTGAGTACGGTCAGAATATCTTCGACCGCTATGTCACCTACGCCGACTTCTGGATTCAAGATCAGGAGTACCGAGATCCAGAAACAGGCCAGTTGTTCGACCGCTCTTCTCTGAATGCTGAACTAGAGAAAATCGAGAAAACAGCCGGGATCAGCAACCCTAAAGACTTCCGAAATGAGATTGTAAACTTTGTGCTTCGTGCCAAGGCGAACAATAACGGTCAAAACCCAGTTTGGACGAGCTACGAGAAACTGCGCACTGTGATTGAGAAGAAAATGTTCTCCAATACAGAAGAGCTACTTCCTGTTATTTCGTTCAATGCTAAGACCTCAACGGATGATCAGAAAAAACATGACGACTTCGTTGCTCGTATGATGGAAAAAGGCTACACCGAGAAACAAGTTAGACTGCTATCCGAGTGGTACCTAAGAGTTCGTAAATCCTCATAA
- a CDS encoding YeaH/YhbH family protein: MAQFIDRRLNGKNKSAVNRQRFLRRHKEQIKESVADAVNRRSITNTETGEDVTIPHKDIKEPSFHQGQGGIRERVHPGNDQFITGDKIERPKGGGQGGGSGQGDASPDGEGQDEFTFQISKDEYLDILFEDLALPNLEKNQVNKITEWKIHRSGYQSAGIPSNIAIVRSLQQSLARRTAMTAGRKRELNVLMEQLDQVKMTEPAQPFEETRLKEEIAELRKRIESVPFIDTFDLRYKNYEKRPIPSSQAVMFCLMDVSGSMDQATKDIAKRFYVLLYLFLNRTYENVDVVFIRHHTQAKEVDEHEFFYSQETGGTIVSSALKLMKEIVADRYPANEWNIYAAQASDGDNWADDSPRCKELLVNTLLPICQYYSYIEITRRSHQTLWHEYEKLEASFDNFAMKNIKTVDDIFPVFRELFQKETA, translated from the coding sequence ATGGCACAATTTATCGATCGGAGGCTCAATGGCAAGAATAAGAGTGCTGTAAATAGACAGCGCTTCTTAAGACGCCATAAAGAGCAAATCAAAGAATCTGTGGCCGATGCAGTCAACCGACGCTCAATCACCAATACAGAAACGGGTGAAGACGTTACTATTCCTCACAAAGACATCAAAGAGCCTAGCTTTCATCAAGGTCAAGGTGGCATAAGAGAGCGCGTTCACCCAGGTAATGACCAGTTCATCACTGGCGACAAGATCGAACGCCCTAAAGGTGGCGGTCAAGGTGGCGGTTCAGGTCAAGGTGATGCAAGCCCTGATGGTGAAGGCCAAGACGAATTTACCTTCCAAATATCTAAAGATGAGTACCTAGACATTCTCTTTGAGGATTTGGCTCTACCTAACCTAGAAAAAAATCAGGTCAACAAAATTACGGAATGGAAGATACACCGCTCTGGTTACCAAAGTGCGGGGATTCCATCCAACATCGCGATTGTCCGCTCTCTACAACAATCTCTCGCTCGAAGAACAGCAATGACAGCGGGTAGAAAGCGTGAATTGAACGTACTGATGGAGCAGCTCGACCAAGTTAAAATGACTGAGCCTGCACAACCCTTTGAAGAAACACGTCTAAAAGAAGAGATCGCCGAACTGCGTAAACGCATTGAGAGCGTGCCATTTATTGATACCTTCGATTTACGCTACAAAAACTATGAGAAGCGCCCTATCCCATCTAGCCAAGCGGTAATGTTCTGTCTAATGGATGTGTCGGGCTCAATGGACCAAGCAACCAAAGACATCGCTAAGCGCTTTTATGTGTTGCTCTACCTGTTCTTGAACCGTACTTATGAAAACGTCGATGTAGTATTTATTCGTCACCATACTCAGGCTAAAGAAGTCGACGAACATGAGTTCTTCTACTCGCAAGAGACTGGCGGCACCATAGTTTCCAGTGCACTGAAATTAATGAAAGAGATTGTCGCAGACCGTTATCCTGCTAATGAGTGGAATATCTACGCTGCACAAGCTTCTGATGGAGATAACTGGGCTGATGACTCCCCTCGCTGTAAAGAGCTGCTGGTCAATACGCTATTGCCGATTTGCCAATATTACTCCTACATCGAGATTACGCGCCGTTCACACCAAACACTTTGGCACGAGTACGAGAAGCTAGAAGCGAGCTTCGATAACTTCGCCATGAAGAACATTAAAACGGTGGATGATATTTTTCCTGTGTTTAGAGAACTGTTCCAGAAAGAGACAGCGTAA